In Camelus dromedarius isolate mCamDro1 chromosome 3, mCamDro1.pat, whole genome shotgun sequence, one DNA window encodes the following:
- the ZNF692 gene encoding zinc finger protein 692 isoform X1 yields the protein MAASPADASRRRREKRRQLDARRSKCRIRLGGHMEQWCLLKEQLGFSLHSQLAKFLLDRYTSSGCKLCAGPEPVPPKGLQYLVLLSHAHSRECSLVPGLRGPGGQDGGLVWECSAGHTFSWGPSSGPTPPEESSPVPLTSVGQRSWCPEAGNGQDPAGLESECDERTPEARLPRGVGPPPETFPSLGEGDGEEEDEDEEEMLSDASPWTYSSSPDDSEPDAPRPPPSPVTHALKEGETLPAPATVPAPLAAAPSSSAPSLGPGAPLPVEASTQPELSGTPQAAQQTEPLASPGSQAQSALASAWDEDTAQIGPKRIRKAAKRELLPCDFPGCGRIFSNRQYLNHHKKYQHIHQKSFSCPEPACGKSFNFKKHLKEHVKLHSDTRDYICEFCARSFRTSSNLVIHRRIHTGEKPLQCEICGFTCRQKASLNWHRRKHAETAAALRFPCEFCGKRFEKPDSVAAHCSKSHPALLLAPQESSGPLESCSSISAPASLGAEEGSSPPLAPQASTLLP from the exons ATGGCTGCGTCGCCTGCGGACGCGTCCCGCAGGCGGCGGGAGAAGCGGCGGCAGCTGGATGCCCGTCGCAGCAAGTGCCGCATCCGCCTGGGCGGCCACATGGAGCAGTGGTGCCTCCTCAAGGAGCAGCTGGGCTTCTCCCTGCACTCGCAGCTGGCCAAGTTCCTGCTGGACCG GTACACTTCGTCAGGCTGCAAGCTCTGTGCAG GTCCTGAGCCCGTGCCCCCGAAGGGTCTGCAGTATCTGGTGCTCCTGTCTCATGCTCACAGCCGAGAgtgcagcctggtgcctgggctgCGGGGACCTGGGGGCCAAGATGGGGGGCTTGTGTGGGAGTGCTCAGCAGGCCACACCTTCTCCTGGGGCCCCTCTTCAGGCCCCACACCTCCAGAGGAGTCCAGTCCGGTCCCCCTAACAAGTGTTGGTCAGAGAAGCTGGTGCCCAGAGGCCGGGAATGGGCAGGACCCTGCAG GTTTGGAATCTGAGTGTGATGAGAGGACTCCGGAGGCCAGGTTGCCCAG AGGGGTGGGACCCCCACCGGAGACCTTCCCCTCCCTAGGAGAAGGAGACggagaagaggaagatgaggatGAAGAGGAGATGCTCAGTGATGCCAGCCCGTGGACCTACAGCTCCTCCCCAGATGA CAGTGAGCCCGATGCCCCCagaccacccccttcccctgtcaccCATGCACTTAAGGAGGGGGAGACACTCCCGGCCCCTGCAACCGTCCCAGCTCCTCTTGCTGCTGCGCCATCCTCATCAGCACCCTCTTTGGGTCCTGGAGCTCCTCTGCCTGTGGAAGCCAGCACGCAGCCGGAGCTCAGTGGGACGCCTCAAGCAGCCCAGCAGACTGAGCCCCTGGCCAG CCCTGGGAGTCAGGCTCAGTCTGCTCTGGCCTCGGCATGGGATGAGGACACTGCTCAGATTGGCCCCAAGAGAATTAG GAAAGCTGCCAAAAGAGAGCTGCTGCCCTGTGACTTCCCTGGCTGTGGAAGGATCTTCTCCAACCGGCAGTATTTGAAT CACCACAAGAAGTACCAGCACATCCACCAAAAGTCCTTCTCCTGCCCAGAGCCAGCCTGCGGGAAGTCCTTCAACTTTAAGAAACACCTAAAGGAGCATGTGAAGCTGCACAGTG ATACCCGAGACTACATCTGCGAGTTCTGCGCCCGGTCTTTCCGCACCAGCAGCAACCTGGTCATCCATCGGCGCATCCACACCGGAGAGAAACCCCTGca GtgtgagatctgtgggttcacctgCCGCCAGAAGGCCTCCCTGAACTGGCACCGGCGCAAGCATGCGGAGACGGCGGCCGCCTTGCGCTTCCCCTGTGAGTTCTGCGGCAAGCGCTTCGAGAAGCCAGACAGTGTGGCAGCTCACTGCAGCAAAAGCCACCCAGCCTTGCTCCTGGCTCCACAAGAATCATCTGGTCCATTGGAGTCCTGTTCCAGCATCTCTGCCCCTGCAtccctgggggcagaggaggggtcCAGCCCCCCTCTGGCTCCTC
- the ZNF692 gene encoding zinc finger protein 692 isoform X2, with product MGRTLQVWNLSVMRGLRRPGCPGEGDGEEEDEDEEEMLSDASPWTYSSSPDDSEPDAPRPPPSPVTHALKEGETLPAPATVPAPLAAAPSSSAPSLGPGAPLPVEASTQPELSGTPQAAQQTEPLASPGSQAQSALASAWDEDTAQIGPKRIRKAAKRELLPCDFPGCGRIFSNRQYLNHHKKYQHIHQKSFSCPEPACGKSFNFKKHLKEHVKLHSDTRDYICEFCARSFRTSSNLVIHRRIHTGEKPLQCEICGFTCRQKASLNWHRRKHAETAAALRFPCEFCGKRFEKPDSVAAHCSKSHPALLLAPQESSGPLESCSSISAPASLGAEEGSSPPLAPQASTLLP from the exons ATGGGCAGGACCCTGCAG GTTTGGAATCTGAGTGTGATGAGAGGACTCCGGAGGCCAGGTTGCCCAG GAGAAGGAGACggagaagaggaagatgaggatGAAGAGGAGATGCTCAGTGATGCCAGCCCGTGGACCTACAGCTCCTCCCCAGATGA CAGTGAGCCCGATGCCCCCagaccacccccttcccctgtcaccCATGCACTTAAGGAGGGGGAGACACTCCCGGCCCCTGCAACCGTCCCAGCTCCTCTTGCTGCTGCGCCATCCTCATCAGCACCCTCTTTGGGTCCTGGAGCTCCTCTGCCTGTGGAAGCCAGCACGCAGCCGGAGCTCAGTGGGACGCCTCAAGCAGCCCAGCAGACTGAGCCCCTGGCCAG CCCTGGGAGTCAGGCTCAGTCTGCTCTGGCCTCGGCATGGGATGAGGACACTGCTCAGATTGGCCCCAAGAGAATTAG GAAAGCTGCCAAAAGAGAGCTGCTGCCCTGTGACTTCCCTGGCTGTGGAAGGATCTTCTCCAACCGGCAGTATTTGAAT CACCACAAGAAGTACCAGCACATCCACCAAAAGTCCTTCTCCTGCCCAGAGCCAGCCTGCGGGAAGTCCTTCAACTTTAAGAAACACCTAAAGGAGCATGTGAAGCTGCACAGTG ATACCCGAGACTACATCTGCGAGTTCTGCGCCCGGTCTTTCCGCACCAGCAGCAACCTGGTCATCCATCGGCGCATCCACACCGGAGAGAAACCCCTGca GtgtgagatctgtgggttcacctgCCGCCAGAAGGCCTCCCTGAACTGGCACCGGCGCAAGCATGCGGAGACGGCGGCCGCCTTGCGCTTCCCCTGTGAGTTCTGCGGCAAGCGCTTCGAGAAGCCAGACAGTGTGGCAGCTCACTGCAGCAAAAGCCACCCAGCCTTGCTCCTGGCTCCACAAGAATCATCTGGTCCATTGGAGTCCTGTTCCAGCATCTCTGCCCCTGCAtccctgggggcagaggaggggtcCAGCCCCCCTCTGGCTCCTC